From Ignavibacteriales bacterium, the proteins below share one genomic window:
- a CDS encoding Gfo/Idh/MocA family oxidoreductase, which produces MIRSSTRLKFSSAMPRKLKWGVAGCGNFAENSFLPALLLAQRSKLVSIYSHDLKRAKNFALKFGAHNSFDDFDTFLTSDIDVVYISSVNSDHYWQVLKAARAGKNILCERPIALSSIQIEEMIKVCKEQNVIFMINHLHRFHPLVQKAKELINNQMLGKIVSISATYNIDVSPVDNFRFKKELSGGGVLRDLGGQMIDLLRFFGGNIIDVKAYMDNVVYKSDVEDFASAIVKFEKNGYGYFNISYNTKKAHNRIEILGYNGSLAIENFLGKKNLATKLIIDLQGEGKKMFRKRTNKLLFMIRSVQKTFLKNEPPLVTGEDGLENMLIIEKIEKQCLYEKN; this is translated from the coding sequence ATGATAAGATCATCAACACGTTTAAAATTTTCTTCTGCAATGCCACGTAAACTAAAATGGGGTGTAGCCGGCTGCGGAAATTTTGCTGAAAATTCTTTTCTGCCGGCATTGCTTCTAGCTCAGAGAAGTAAACTTGTTTCTATTTATAGCCATGATTTGAAGAGAGCTAAGAATTTTGCATTAAAGTTTGGTGCTCATAACTCATTTGATGATTTCGATACTTTTCTAACCAGTGATATAGATGTAGTTTATATCTCAAGTGTAAACTCCGATCATTATTGGCAAGTACTAAAAGCCGCAAGAGCAGGAAAGAATATTTTATGCGAAAGACCAATTGCCTTGAGCTCGATTCAAATTGAAGAAATGATAAAAGTTTGTAAAGAACAAAATGTAATTTTCATGATAAATCATTTGCACAGATTTCACCCGCTTGTTCAAAAAGCCAAGGAGTTAATTAATAATCAAATGCTGGGAAAAATTGTTTCTATTTCAGCAACTTACAACATTGATGTTTCGCCCGTTGATAATTTCAGATTTAAGAAGGAACTAAGCGGTGGCGGAGTACTTCGAGACCTTGGCGGACAGATGATAGATCTATTACGATTTTTTGGGGGTAATATTATTGATGTTAAAGCTTATATGGATAATGTTGTTTACAAAAGCGATGTAGAAGATTTCGCTTCAGCAATTGTAAAATTTGAAAAGAATGGGTACGGTTACTTCAATATTTCATACAACACAAAGAAAGCACACAATAGGATAGAAATTTTGGGTTACAATGGTTCGCTTGCTATTGAGAATTTTTTAGGCAAAAAAAATCTTGCAACAAAACTAATAATAGATCTTCAAGGCGAAGGTAAAAAAATGTTTCGCAAGAGAACAAATAAATTATTGTTTATGATTCGTTCTGTTCAAAAAACATTTTTGAAAAATGAACCGCCATTAGTTACAGGCGAAGATGGTTTAGAAAATATGTTGATAATAGAAAAAATAGAGAAACAATGCCTTTACGAAAAGAATTAA
- a CDS encoding methylenetetrahydrofolate reductase, producing the protein MKVIEHLNKAKNTLISFEIIPPKRGGNIKQLLTVLEDITKYNPRFIDITSHAAEVIYEETVSGNMQMKIKRKRPGTLGICALIQNKYNIDAVPHVLCTGFTREETEDFLIELHYLGIDNVLAIRGDDSDYKKPVKFGRSINEYAVDLISQINSINKGKYLEEGLLDAQPMNFCIGTSGYPEKHFESPNLKTDIRYTKAKVDAGASYIVTQMFYSNKSYFEYVDLCHKENITVPIIPGLKIITSKSHVKTLPKNFYIDIPQELAEEIEKSKPEHTLEIGVNWTVKQVEELLNKNVPALHFYIMQDSKPIKMLMDKLKI; encoded by the coding sequence ATGAAAGTAATAGAACATCTTAATAAAGCGAAAAATACTTTAATCAGTTTTGAAATTATCCCGCCAAAACGGGGCGGCAACATAAAGCAGCTTCTTACCGTGTTGGAAGATATCACAAAGTATAATCCACGTTTTATTGATATAACCAGCCATGCGGCAGAAGTAATTTATGAAGAGACTGTTTCGGGCAATATGCAGATGAAGATAAAACGTAAACGGCCGGGAACCCTGGGAATTTGCGCTCTCATTCAAAATAAATATAACATAGATGCGGTACCCCATGTTTTATGTACAGGATTTACACGTGAGGAAACCGAAGACTTTTTAATTGAACTTCACTATTTGGGGATTGATAATGTTCTTGCAATCCGCGGAGATGATAGTGATTATAAAAAACCGGTAAAATTCGGGCGAAGCATAAACGAATACGCGGTTGATCTAATTAGTCAAATCAATTCAATCAATAAGGGAAAATATTTGGAAGAAGGTTTGCTTGATGCACAGCCGATGAATTTTTGTATCGGTACAAGCGGATATCCGGAAAAACATTTTGAATCGCCAAATCTGAAAACAGATATTCGATATACAAAAGCAAAAGTTGATGCTGGTGCTTCATATATTGTAACGCAAATGTTTTATAGCAACAAAAGTTATTTTGAGTATGTTGATCTATGCCATAAAGAAAATATAACAGTTCCTATAATCCCGGGTTTGAAGATTATAACTAGTAAATCGCATGTAAAAACTCTTCCTAAAAATTTTTACATAGATATTCCTCAAGAGTTAGCGGAAGAAATTGAAAAATCAAAACCGGAACATACACTTGAAATCGGAGTTAACTGGACAGTAAAGCAAGTAGAGGAATTATTAAATAAAAATGTTCCGGCGCTTCATTTTTATATCATGCAGGATTCTAAACCGATTAAAATGCTGATGGACAAATTAAAAATTTGA
- a CDS encoding class II aldolase/adducin family protein, with protein sequence MPLRKELIQACHKVYANSFVAAYDGNLSARIDDKKLLITPSGKCKGELEEKDLLEIDYEGKVLSGDGLVSAEVKMHLLAYQNREDVNAVVHSHPIHASAFCVVDKELSQPIFPESILSLGKIPLCKYSTISTEEVEESILPYIGYVWVLLLQNHGVLAFGKSIKDAYFKVEKLEHFAKIMTVAEILGGANKLSVDQLKKLYMISEEIYGVKVDDKMKFL encoded by the coding sequence ATGCCTTTACGAAAAGAATTAATTCAAGCATGCCATAAAGTTTATGCTAACAGTTTTGTCGCCGCATACGATGGAAATCTGTCGGCACGAATTGACGACAAGAAATTATTAATTACTCCTTCCGGTAAATGTAAGGGAGAATTAGAAGAAAAAGATCTTCTTGAAATTGATTATGAAGGGAAAGTATTAAGCGGAGATGGTTTGGTTTCGGCTGAAGTGAAAATGCATCTTCTAGCATATCAAAACAGAGAAGACGTTAACGCAGTTGTCCATAGTCATCCAATTCATGCTTCTGCATTTTGTGTTGTAGATAAAGAATTAAGCCAGCCAATTTTTCCTGAATCTATTCTTTCTCTCGGGAAAATTCCGCTATGTAAATATTCAACGATTTCAACAGAAGAGGTTGAAGAATCAATTTTACCTTATATAGGGTATGTTTGGGTTTTACTATTACAAAATCATGGTGTCCTGGCATTTGGGAAATCAATTAAAGATGCTTATTTCAAAGTAGAGAAGCTTGAACATTTTGCTAAAATTATGACTGTAGCAGAAATACTTGGCGGGGCAAATAAACTTTCAGTTGATCAACTAAAAAAACTTTACATGATCTCCGAAGAAATTTACGGAGTTAAAGTTGATGACAAGATGAAATTTCTTTAA